Proteins co-encoded in one Halorussus vallis genomic window:
- a CDS encoding DUF7553 family protein produces the protein MNKHFEDTTYYARRAGRHLYRGLREELAPVEYRIRRATGYEKETPTRTEKWRAELREAEWEAQRRARRAMRRARERV, from the coding sequence ATGAACAAACACTTCGAAGACACGACGTACTACGCACGACGAGCGGGACGACACCTCTACCGAGGCCTCCGCGAAGAACTCGCGCCCGTCGAGTACCGCATCCGACGCGCCACCGGCTACGAGAAGGAGACGCCGACCCGAACCGAGAAGTGGCGCGCGGAACTCCGCGAGGCAGAGTGGGAAGCCCAGCGCCGCGCCCGACGCGCGATGCGCCGCGCCCGAGAACGAGTGTAA
- a CDS encoding MBL fold metallo-hydrolase encodes MFTRLSIPTPFQIGPVNAYLAGRTLVDPGPGSEEAWAALLDGLEARELGPTDVTQVLVTHPHPDHFGLAARLREHGARVVASPTAARIIEDFEARLDYEQSYFADFFERHGMARSTAELVTDLPESFLQAAPSVETDLVLDDGETVEVHDTTLTAEAVQGHAPGETIFTYETEGDDGEPSRRALVGDQVLLDITPNPLLQPPEEEGGERPRVLPAFNRSLADLREREFDLLLPGHREVIENPRERITEILNAHEERTANVKSIVDGPTTAVEVMEALFDDLPATEYFSGMSEAVGHLDVLEARGEVEPRERGGVVVYEEVAS; translated from the coding sequence ATGTTCACGCGGCTCTCGATACCGACGCCGTTCCAGATCGGCCCGGTGAACGCCTACCTCGCCGGGCGGACGCTGGTCGACCCCGGACCGGGAAGCGAAGAGGCGTGGGCGGCCCTGCTCGACGGCCTCGAAGCCCGCGAGCTCGGCCCGACCGACGTGACCCAGGTGCTGGTCACCCATCCCCACCCGGACCACTTCGGGTTGGCGGCGCGCCTGCGCGAACACGGCGCGCGCGTCGTCGCCAGCCCGACCGCGGCGCGGATCATCGAGGACTTCGAGGCTCGCCTCGACTACGAGCAGTCGTACTTCGCCGACTTCTTCGAGCGCCACGGCATGGCGCGCTCCACCGCCGAACTGGTCACCGACCTCCCCGAGTCGTTCCTCCAGGCCGCCCCCAGCGTCGAGACGGACCTCGTCCTCGACGACGGCGAGACGGTCGAGGTCCACGACACCACCCTCACCGCCGAGGCGGTCCAGGGCCACGCCCCCGGCGAAACCATCTTCACCTACGAGACGGAGGGCGACGACGGCGAGCCGAGTCGGCGCGCGCTCGTCGGCGACCAGGTGCTTCTCGACATCACGCCCAACCCCCTGCTCCAGCCCCCCGAGGAGGAGGGCGGCGAGCGACCGCGAGTGCTCCCGGCGTTCAACCGCTCGCTCGCCGACCTCCGCGAACGGGAGTTCGATCTGCTGCTCCCCGGTCACCGCGAGGTGATAGAGAACCCGCGCGAGCGCATCACCGAGATCCTCAACGCCCACGAGGAGCGGACCGCGAACGTCAAGTCTATCGTCGACGGGCCGACAACCGCGGTCGAGGTGATGGAGGCGCTGTTCGACGACCTGCCGGCGACCGAGTACTTCTCGGGGATGAGCGAGGCGGTCGGCCACCTCGACGTGCTCGAAGCCCGCGGGGAAGTCGAACCCCGCGAGCGCGGCGGCGTCGTCGTCTACGAGGAGGTGGCGTCGTGA
- a CDS encoding adenine deaminase C-terminal domain-containing protein, whose protein sequence is MNELQPVALGEEPADLVVTGGRVCLPEKGEFQARDVAVKNGRVAALPEDAESVIGEETRVVNASGRVVAPGFVDAHTHLDLHQTFESAYHYVVESGTTTVVSEAASYGSAFGAEGVEQLLAATSYLPVRVRVTVPPQPLVDTFEPRRASDEEAEELSDLLADDRVVGVGETDWIHAVGRDTPVELLYERARAEGKTVSGHGAGCSGEKFAAFATIIDDDHESISGADIVERIENGVHAIGRYGSIRDDMAAVGEAYPEVGAADLSLSTDGMWPRELIDEGYMDVVVRRAIEEGVAPADAIRMATLNPARHFGLSDVGSLAPGNAADVILIDDLDEVNVSTVISGGEVVYNKGESKVAPRTHEYPERFYDSVDVATDPAEFRVSADAAVDGEVRAIEYRGGLLSGETTVSPPVEDGELRADPDADVLKVTLLDRHPNGDGTGFTGFLTGLGLDSGAVATSGTWETPGVVAVGTNDDDHRAAVAHVAEMGGGWAVVEDGDVVAELPTRVAGACSDLEVEETAKLYGAVESALRRLGADVERPMLAVQTLTFPGVPTLRLSFSGYADVLNREVVGLSP, encoded by the coding sequence GTGAACGAACTCCAGCCGGTCGCGCTCGGCGAGGAGCCGGCCGACCTGGTGGTCACCGGAGGCCGGGTCTGCCTCCCCGAAAAGGGAGAGTTCCAGGCACGCGACGTCGCGGTGAAGAACGGACGGGTCGCCGCGCTCCCCGAGGACGCCGAGTCCGTCATCGGCGAGGAGACCCGGGTCGTCAACGCCAGCGGTCGCGTCGTCGCGCCCGGGTTCGTCGACGCCCACACCCACCTAGACCTCCACCAGACGTTCGAGAGCGCCTACCACTACGTCGTCGAGAGCGGGACGACCACGGTCGTCTCCGAGGCGGCCAGCTACGGTTCGGCGTTCGGCGCGGAGGGCGTCGAGCAGTTGCTCGCGGCCACCTCCTACCTGCCGGTCCGCGTGCGCGTGACCGTCCCGCCACAACCGCTGGTCGACACCTTCGAACCCCGGCGGGCAAGCGACGAGGAGGCCGAGGAACTCTCCGACCTGCTGGCCGACGACCGGGTCGTCGGCGTCGGAGAAACCGACTGGATTCACGCCGTCGGCCGGGACACGCCGGTCGAACTGCTCTACGAGCGCGCCCGCGCCGAGGGCAAGACCGTCTCGGGCCACGGCGCAGGCTGTTCGGGCGAGAAGTTCGCGGCGTTCGCCACGATAATCGACGACGACCACGAGTCCATCTCGGGCGCCGACATCGTCGAGCGCATCGAGAACGGCGTCCACGCCATCGGCCGGTACGGCTCCATCCGCGACGACATGGCCGCCGTCGGCGAGGCCTACCCCGAGGTCGGCGCGGCCGACCTCTCGCTGTCAACCGACGGCATGTGGCCCCGCGAACTCATCGACGAAGGCTACATGGACGTGGTCGTCCGGCGGGCCATCGAGGAGGGCGTCGCACCCGCGGACGCCATCCGGATGGCCACGCTCAACCCCGCCCGCCACTTCGGGCTCTCGGACGTGGGGTCGCTCGCGCCCGGTAACGCCGCCGACGTCATCCTCATCGACGACCTGGACGAAGTGAACGTCTCGACGGTCATCAGCGGCGGCGAGGTCGTCTACAACAAGGGCGAGTCGAAGGTCGCCCCGCGGACCCACGAGTACCCCGAGCGCTTCTACGACTCGGTGGACGTCGCGACCGACCCCGCTGAGTTCCGGGTGTCGGCCGACGCCGCCGTCGACGGCGAGGTTCGGGCCATCGAGTACCGCGGCGGCCTGCTGTCGGGCGAGACGACGGTTTCGCCACCCGTGGAGGACGGCGAACTCCGTGCCGACCCGGACGCCGACGTGCTGAAGGTGACGCTGCTCGACCGCCACCCGAATGGCGACGGCACCGGATTTACGGGCTTTTTGACCGGCCTTGGCCTCGACAGCGGCGCGGTCGCGACCAGCGGCACGTGGGAAACCCCCGGCGTGGTCGCGGTCGGCACCAACGACGACGACCACCGGGCGGCCGTCGCCCACGTCGCGGAGATGGGCGGCGGGTGGGCCGTCGTCGAGGACGGCGACGTCGTCGCGGAGCTTCCCACGCGGGTCGCGGGCGCCTGTTCGGACCTCGAAGTCGAGGAAACCGCCAAACTCTACGGCGCGGTCGAGAGCGCGCTCCGCCGACTCGGCGCCGACGTCGAGCGCCCGATGCTGGCGGTCCAGACGCTCACCTTCCCCGGCGTGCCGACGCTGAGGCTGTCGTTCTCAGGCTACGCCGACGTGCTGAACCGCGAAGTCGTCGGACTGTCGCCCTGA
- a CDS encoding NmrA/HSCARG family protein — MTDTVLVTGATGTQGRAVVDHLLSGDHGDFAVHAMTRHPESARAHELGERGAEVVQGDLAEKNTLRPLVEAVDAVYAVTNFWEAGYEDEIEQGTNLAEVAAEVGVDHYVFSSVGGAERDSGVSHFDSKWKIEQRVRELDLTATVVRPVFFMQNFEGMREDVEGGTLAMGLAEGVSLQMVDADDVGAFVAEAFADPDRYVGRADELAGDEHTLESAATVFSEVLDREVEPVHVPLDDLREQMGEEYAVMFEWFNEHGYEADIDALRADHDVDFADLETYLREHDWGS, encoded by the coding sequence ATGACCGATACCGTACTGGTGACCGGCGCGACCGGGACGCAGGGACGAGCGGTCGTCGACCACCTGCTGTCGGGCGACCACGGCGACTTCGCGGTCCACGCGATGACCCGCCACCCCGAGAGCGCCCGGGCCCACGAACTGGGCGAGCGCGGCGCGGAGGTGGTGCAGGGGGACCTCGCTGAGAAGAACACCCTGCGACCGCTCGTCGAGGCGGTCGACGCCGTCTACGCGGTGACGAACTTCTGGGAGGCTGGCTACGAGGACGAGATCGAGCAGGGCACCAACCTCGCGGAGGTCGCGGCCGAGGTGGGCGTCGACCACTACGTGTTCAGTTCGGTCGGCGGGGCCGAACGCGACTCCGGCGTCTCGCACTTCGACTCGAAGTGGAAGATAGAGCAGCGCGTCCGCGAACTCGACCTGACCGCGACCGTGGTCCGGCCGGTGTTCTTCATGCAGAACTTCGAGGGAATGCGCGAGGACGTCGAGGGCGGAACGCTGGCGATGGGTCTGGCGGAGGGCGTCTCGCTCCAGATGGTGGACGCCGACGACGTCGGCGCGTTCGTCGCCGAGGCGTTCGCCGACCCCGACCGTTACGTCGGACGGGCCGACGAACTCGCCGGCGACGAACACACGTTGGAGAGCGCCGCCACGGTGTTCTCGGAGGTCCTCGACAGGGAGGTCGAACCCGTCCACGTCCCCCTCGACGACCTCCGCGAGCAGATGGGCGAGGAGTACGCGGTCATGTTCGAGTGGTTCAACGAGCACGGCTACGAGGCCGACATCGACGCGCTCCGGGCCGACCACGACGTGGATTTCGCGGACCTGGAGACGTACCTCCGCGAACACGACTGGGGTTCGTAA
- a CDS encoding M20/M25/M40 family metallo-hydrolase: MNGTSREFLERLLTTPSPSGFEVEGQRVWVDYVSEFADEVRTDAYGNAVAVLEGGDPTVAFAGHADEIGLMVNSIDDDGFVHPSRIGGSDATVSKGQHVEIHTDDGPVHGVVGQTAIHLRDSDDDADEPEPIAEQHVDIGAESEDEARELVDVGDPITFVSPVADLWGTRMAAAGMDNRVGTWAAAEGLRRAAEADVDATVYAVSTVQEELGLRGAEMVGFDVDADAVLAVDVAHAVDSPDLADQEDEHGEVELGGGPVVARGSANHPVVVRAAREAAADAEIPVQLQAAGRATGTDADAFYTAQGGIPSLNVGIPNRYMHTPAEVVDTDDLEAVADLLAAFAERSAGREDFAVDI, translated from the coding sequence ATGAACGGCACGTCGCGGGAGTTCCTCGAACGCCTGCTCACGACGCCGAGTCCGTCCGGGTTCGAAGTCGAGGGTCAGCGGGTCTGGGTCGACTACGTCTCCGAGTTCGCCGACGAGGTGCGCACCGACGCCTACGGCAACGCCGTCGCCGTCCTGGAGGGCGGCGACCCCACCGTCGCGTTCGCGGGCCACGCCGACGAGATCGGACTGATGGTCAACAGCATCGACGACGACGGCTTCGTCCACCCCTCGCGTATCGGCGGGTCCGACGCCACCGTGTCGAAGGGCCAGCACGTCGAGATCCACACCGACGACGGTCCGGTCCACGGCGTCGTCGGCCAGACCGCCATCCACCTCCGGGACTCCGACGACGACGCGGACGAACCCGAACCCATCGCCGAACAGCACGTCGACATCGGCGCCGAGAGCGAGGACGAGGCCCGCGAACTCGTCGACGTCGGCGACCCCATCACCTTCGTGTCGCCCGTGGCCGACCTCTGGGGGACCCGGATGGCGGCCGCCGGGATGGACAACCGCGTCGGCACCTGGGCCGCCGCCGAGGGCCTGCGCCGGGCGGCCGAGGCCGACGTCGACGCGACCGTCTACGCGGTCAGCACCGTCCAGGAGGAACTCGGCCTCCGGGGCGCGGAGATGGTCGGCTTCGACGTGGACGCCGACGCCGTGCTCGCGGTGGACGTGGCCCACGCCGTCGACAGTCCCGACCTCGCCGACCAGGAGGACGAACACGGCGAGGTCGAACTCGGCGGCGGACCGGTCGTCGCCCGCGGGTCGGCCAACCACCCAGTAGTCGTCCGGGCGGCCCGCGAGGCCGCCGCCGACGCCGAGATTCCGGTGCAGTTGCAGGCCGCGGGCCGCGCGACCGGCACCGACGCCGACGCCTTCTACACCGCCCAGGGCGGCATCCCGTCGCTGAACGTCGGCATCCCGAACCGCTACATGCACACCCCGGCGGAAGTCGTCGACACCGACGACCTGGAGGCGGTCGCCGACTTGCTGGCGGCGTTCGCCGAGCGTAGCGCCGGGCGCGAAGACTTCGCCGTCGACATCTGA
- a CDS encoding lactate racemase domain-containing protein has translation MQIPYADATIGFSLPECDVTVAEPPGGDPVDPREAAEAAVENPHGPRLRDRVDPDDEVAVVVTDVTRATPDDVLADVLLAELRAGGVDREQVRIVVGLGLHRPMSDEELREALGEHADLAENHDAEAAREVGTVEGPDGESVAIELNPTVADADRVVSTGMVEPHQYAGFSGGAKTPAIGAGGESLIRYTHGPAMLSNEGVRLGRTEGNPFRETLNRAGDVIDLDFCLNVTHAPAGILDASAGDHRAVVADLAETARSALSVPVSGSYDAVVAGVGAPKDANLYQTTRAATYVALGDYDPLREGGRIVVPARLQEGAGEGTGEKRFYDRLSGAESASALYEEMRRGYDPGAQRAFVVARVLREYDLYVTNSKTPQVVGDCLMHASDSVEDAVEPGSDVLVVPDALDTLLVRA, from the coding sequence ATGCAGATTCCCTACGCCGATGCGACCATCGGATTCTCCCTGCCCGAGTGCGACGTGACGGTCGCCGAACCGCCCGGCGGCGACCCGGTCGACCCCCGCGAGGCCGCGGAGGCCGCGGTCGAGAACCCCCACGGTCCGCGACTGCGCGACAGGGTCGACCCCGACGACGAGGTGGCGGTCGTCGTGACCGACGTGACGCGCGCGACCCCCGACGACGTGCTCGCCGACGTCCTCCTCGCGGAACTGCGGGCCGGCGGCGTCGACCGCGAGCAGGTCCGAATCGTCGTCGGACTCGGCCTCCACCGACCGATGAGCGACGAGGAACTCCGCGAGGCGCTCGGCGAACACGCCGACCTCGCGGAGAACCACGACGCCGAGGCCGCCCGCGAAGTCGGCACCGTCGAAGGGCCGGACGGCGAGTCGGTGGCGATCGAACTCAATCCGACCGTCGCCGACGCCGACCGCGTCGTCTCGACCGGGATGGTCGAACCCCACCAGTACGCCGGCTTCTCCGGCGGGGCGAAGACCCCCGCCATCGGCGCGGGCGGCGAGTCGCTCATCCGGTACACCCACGGCCCGGCGATGCTCTCGAACGAGGGCGTCAGACTCGGCCGGACCGAGGGTAACCCGTTCCGGGAAACGCTGAACCGGGCGGGCGACGTAATCGACCTGGACTTCTGTCTGAACGTCACCCACGCGCCGGCGGGCATCCTCGACGCGAGCGCGGGCGACCACCGCGCCGTCGTGGCCGACCTCGCCGAGACGGCGCGGTCGGCCCTCTCGGTGCCGGTGTCGGGGAGCTACGACGCGGTCGTCGCGGGCGTCGGTGCGCCCAAGGACGCCAACCTCTACCAGACGACCCGGGCGGCGACCTACGTCGCCCTGGGCGATTACGACCCTCTCCGGGAAGGTGGCCGCATCGTCGTCCCCGCGCGCCTCCAGGAGGGCGCGGGCGAGGGCACCGGCGAGAAGCGTTTCTACGACCGCCTCAGCGGGGCCGAAAGCGCGTCGGCGCTCTACGAGGAGATGCGCCGCGGCTACGACCCCGGCGCACAGCGGGCGTTCGTCGTCGCGCGAGTCCTCCGGGAGTACGACCTGTACGTCACCAACAGCAAGACGCCTCAGGTCGTCGGGGACTGCCTGATGCACGCCAGCGACTCGGTCGAAGACGCCGTCGAACCGGGCAGCGACGTGCTCGTGGTACCCGACGCCCTGGACACGCTCCTCGTCAGGGCGTGA